The following proteins are encoded in a genomic region of Leifsonia psychrotolerans:
- a CDS encoding TRIC cation channel family protein, translated as MTSSLFTIPLWIDLTAVAIGAIQGAMFAGRFTDRRFDLLGVALIGIVVGLGGGLLRDILLGGVPAALQSNWYLPVATGFALLGMLLQRLFTRLNPLIIALDAVTIGLFGVIGTTKALSNGLPEIPALFVGVVSAVGGSILRDVMLNVPIAVMHVGSLYAVAAGVGSGLLVILVLLNVQITVAAIICVIVTTVIRILAAKYGWSLPQQRAIGSWPRWRRR; from the coding sequence GTGACTTCGAGCCTCTTCACCATTCCCCTGTGGATCGACCTGACCGCCGTGGCGATCGGCGCCATTCAGGGGGCCATGTTCGCCGGACGATTCACCGACCGTCGTTTCGACCTACTCGGAGTCGCCCTGATCGGAATCGTCGTTGGCCTTGGTGGCGGTCTACTACGAGACATCCTGCTCGGCGGCGTTCCCGCCGCGCTCCAAAGCAATTGGTACCTGCCGGTCGCGACCGGTTTCGCGCTGCTGGGGATGCTGCTGCAGCGCCTCTTCACACGCTTGAACCCACTGATCATTGCGCTCGACGCGGTGACCATCGGGCTGTTCGGCGTAATCGGAACCACAAAGGCGCTCTCCAACGGCCTGCCCGAAATTCCAGCCCTCTTCGTCGGGGTCGTCTCGGCGGTCGGCGGCTCAATCTTGCGCGACGTGATGCTGAACGTACCGATCGCCGTAATGCACGTCGGATCGCTCTATGCGGTCGCCGCCGGAGTGGGCAGCGGATTGCTGGTCATTCTCGTGCTCCTCAACGTGCAGATCACGGTGGCGGCAATCATCTGTGTGATCGTGACGACAGTGATCCGAATTCTTGCCGCCAAGTACGGCTGGAGCCTGCCACAGCAACGAGCGATCGGCAGCTGGCCGCGCTGGCGTCGTCGATAG